GTCTGATTTAGATAATTAAATCTTAGAGAATATGagattatgtatttttaacttgtctcaagtgaattaatgaatatttgaTTCCCTACCACATTCAGTCACATATTATCTCAACATATTTAACTCACTGTTGACGACACACATGTAGCTAATCAGTATTCATCAgaggataaaaaggaatgataatcTTTCTAGTTGTGTTCAATGGGAATGAGTTTTAAATTCCTTCTTTATTCCAGATCCCTTTAAGATGCACCATGATGACAGCCTGGAAGATTTGCTCTTTCTCCCCAGTGGAACAACCAGTGCTTCAGCATCTGCAGAACAAAATGATCCCCTGAAAGACAGTTATGGTATGACTTCTCCAGCTGGATTTATTTCTTAACTCCATCAATTAATTTGGCTTTTCACCCATCACCTTTGAAGTGAATCACTAGGCAAAGTCATGTTTAGGGGCTCTGGCTCTGACAAGGCTCCTTCTAGATTAGTCACAGAGAATTCATAGTTGGGCTGCTCAGGttcagctcacctcctctcatgggaTCTTGAATCCTATATCCTAGGGCCAGGTTCTGTCTCCACATTTTTATTAGTTCATGGCCTTCTGCAAGTTATGTCCTCCCTAAACTTTGGTTTCTTTATAAAATGGGGCCACCACTTGTTCTTACCTTAAAGATGTGgtgttgatgaaataaaatttatgtaaaagtACTTCGCATAGTTTCTGGTACATGGTAAACTAAACGTTAAACAGATCTTAGTTATCAATTAGTAGTTTCCTCATTCCTGGTTTTGTATAACTTAACATGAATGTGGCCAAGGTACTGTAGGGCAGGCAAAACTTTACTTCTACCCATCTTTGGTGTTCAGTTGAGACTCTATAGACaggttaataagaaaaaaacaaatagtttATTAACGCATGCAACATACATCACATGGGAGGAAAGTAACTCAAAGGTGTAGCTTAGAAATtcagtttgggacttccctggtggcacagtggttgagaatccacctgccaatgcagggcacatgggttcaagccctggtctgggaagaccccacatgctgcagagcagctaagcccttgcaccacaatcactgaccctgcgctctagagcctgtgagccacaactactgagcccgcgtggcagaactaccgaagcccatgtgcctagagctcatgcttcGCAAGGAAAACcggcgcacctcaacaaagagtagcccctgctcgctgcaactagagaaagtccgcgtgcagcaacgaagacccaacacagtcaaaaatatataaacaaaaaagcaaaataaataaatttattttaaaaaagaaagaaattcagtttGTGTAGCATCCTCAACAAAGAATATTAAATTTGTAGAGAAATGACAGGATAAAGGAAAGCAGTTTTACACTTCCAAGAGTCATACTTCGGGAAGGTAAGTATATGAGAGGGAACtaatggagtcaggtttgtttgCATATTCTTTTGGTGCCCTCTCTGGCCTGATAAGTGTCTCTTGCCagtgaaaggaaaatttatatcCTGCCTTCAGGCAGAAAGGGAGGAGCTTTTTCTCAATTTGTTGTTTgcttaattgccttcagctcaaaatttTTATGTCAAAGGGGCATATTTTGGGGTAACATGTTCTGGTTTCCTTCAGTACCCATCATCAGTAAGTCCCACTTCAAATAATgcttataattttgtatttgtaaagATCCTGGCTAGTAGTTGTATGTTTCACTTATGCTCTTCTTTGGCCTGATGATCTCTTGCAAGAAGGATGTTAAATGAGTTGACTTTGATGCAATCCATCTAGTCTCCTGATTTGATTTTGGCTTTGACTCCTGTTTTTTCAGCTCACTACCTAGGCAGTCACTTAGTTGCATTGACTTCTTTCTTTACAgcatctttcttctcttcctttctgctcCCTCTGCTTTACGCCATGCAAGCCCCTATCACTTCATGCCTAGACCACCTCAGTGGTCGCCTGTCAGACTTCCTGCTCTCctttaaaattaattctgaatATACCTGATCATCTGACTCCCTGTTCTGTATTCATGTCTCATTTTTATGATTAAGACCTTAAGACAgctcccccacacacactttttttctctaaattctctGGTTTTCTGGATTTTTTCTTCTACTGTTTGTTCTAATCCCATTTTCCCTCTCTGGTATACAAGATCTGTTTGAATCAGACTAATCTCATAGTCCCAGAAACATTCTTGTCCTGTTGGCATCCTCGTTCTTTTCTTTGCTCAGTGAGCTCTCCATCCTTGAAATTGACTActctcccctctcttcctgcTCTTGCTTCTCCTCTGAAGCCTTCTGTGACTGTGCTGGTCTCATGGTTCTTTTGAAATTCTTATAGCATTTAGTCCATACTACACAGTTTACTTTATTTGATATATGTCTATCTTGCCTCTCTAGCTAAATTGTAATAATCTTGATGGCAAGGACCAGGCGATACTAAATCCCATGTGATATTAGGTCTGGCAGAGGACAGCATAATAATAATGCTTTTACATCTGTCTAGTTCTTAataatttacaaagcattttcacaaaAGTGTCTTCTAATGTTGGAAAGGGTTGTATGTTAATCtcactgtacagatgaggaattgATTCACTGTCCCTTACTGTATGTTGCGTTCTGTTGGTTGTGATGTAGGAGCAAGAGCTCGTCCtttgctattttttatttatttatttttttaatatctttattggagtataattgctttacaatggtgtgttagtttctgctttataacaaagtgaatcagctatacaaatacatatatccccatatctcctccctcttgcgtctccctcccaccctccctattctttGGTGTTTTTGAATCTTTGTAAAACATTGTAGAAGGTGGCCAGTCAGTGTCAATCAGCAGGGCAGCAGCCTAACAATTAGCCAAAACCTGGAGAATGTCAGCggtttttactttaaaactttcttgCTTTGTTTCTTGTTGGTCCTTTTGGCCTATGTCTTTATGGCAATATATAAAGCTGGTTTTAAATATCAAAtgtcttttttccccagtgttGACTGAGTctgaaaaatgtatttgtgtTTCAATATTAGGTGTGTTTCCCTGTGACACATTTGCTCCTGCAGCTGTTGTTCCTCAGGGGTGGCCTGTGGAAGCTCCAAACCCTCCACATTCAGAATCCTTCATTTCCCCTGAGGCCATTACACAGCCTCTGCAGCCTACAGCAGGTACATTGTTAGGATCCCTGTTTATCACTTAATAGTTACAGTATCAATAATCAATATAAAGCATCAAACATTTTTGAGCCTTGTGCAGCAGTATAGTTAGGTAAAATTTTCACAACTGTCacagatgtttttaaatttaaattactgatttcaAAGCTGGAGGAATTAAGTTGTAGTTGAAATACAACACTTAGGGCCAGTGGGCAAAGACAATCCCTCTGTAATTCAGGGCAGATTTAGAACTCTGGGGGGTTTTCTTGATGTCCCACAGGTTCCCTTTCTGACACTAATTGTGTACCTGTGTTGATTTTTTTGGAcctgtgtttttttctctcctttgccttTCCTCCTCCACTCTTTGTTCTGCCAGTATTCTATTCTTCTAAGTATTAGGACTGTCGAAGAGTAGGCACAAATGCATTAAGTGGACAGCTTTTTAGTTATGTTTAGGATGTTATGGTCACAAAAGCTAGATACTCTTGTGCCCTAAGAAAGTAAATTTTGAATGAAGAGCTATGAGCAGACAATGATGGATCCTAAATGTCCAATTTATTTCCCTTAGAGCCTGCTAAGGAGGTAGAAATGGCATCAGCAGAAGAGAGAGCACCAACAAAAGCAATGGAAATGGTGATGGGACTGAAGGCTGCTAACATGGCACCATCTCGAGAATCAGAGATGGTCCTGGCCAAGGATGTGGCGCCAGCCACAGAAACAGAGGTGGCCTTGGCTAAAGACACGGAACCACCTACCGAACCAGATGTGGCCCTGGCCAAGGACATGGAATCATCCATCGAACCAGATATGGCCTTAGTCAAGGACGTGGTACTACCCCTAGAAACAGAGGCAACCCCAGTTAAGGACAATGTATTGCCCACAGAAACAGATGTGTCTTTGGCCAAGGACATGGTACTGCCCACAGAAACAAAGGTAACCCCAGCCAAGGACATACTACTATTCAAAGAAGCAGAGAGGACACCACCTATAAAAATGGATTTGGCCCCAGCTGAGGGTATGGTACCACCTACAGACCGAGAGGCGGCCCCACCCAAGGGTGTAGCATCACTTTCAGAAATAGAGGTGCCACTGGATGAGGACGTTGTGTCATCCACAGAAATATCCTCAGCCAAGGAGGTAGCCTTGTCCTCAGAAACAGAGGTGGCCCTGACTGGGGATACGGTACTACCCCCAGAAACAGAGGTGGCCCTAGTCAAGGACATGGCTGCACCTCCAGAAACAGAAGTCACCCCAGTCAAGGACATGACTCCACCCCCAGAAGTAGAGATGGCCCTCAGCAAGGACGTGGCTCCACCTCAAGAAACAGAGGTGGTCCTGGGCAAGGACGTGGTTTCATCTCCAGAAACAGAGATGGCCCTGGGCAAGAATGTGGCTCTACCCCTACAAACGGAGGTGACCCTGGCCAACAGTGTGGTTCCAGCCAAGGATGTTGCAGCATCCTCAGAAGCAGAGGTGGCACCAGTTCCTGTTAAGGACATGGAAACTGCACGGACACAGGAAGAAACAAGTGAGGATTCCCAGTTAGAATCTCTCCAGGATGAAGGACAGTCAGCTGTACCTCCTCTCATGATATCAGCAGGTATGGGCTTATGCTTACTTGCAGTATTTGTGTACAAGGGTGTAGCCTCCAGAAGGGTAAGGGACAAACGTCATGCcaggtaaaataaagacagtcACACTGTACTTCGCAAGTCTAAACACATTCCTGCTCCCCTGAACAGTTCTTTCTCACCTTTGCCCTCCTCCAACCGCCAACACCTTCTCCATGCTTGTTCTCTGCTCATCTTCCTGTTTTTCTTATAGATGATTGAAGCAATAAAAGAGAACATTCACAAACTTCCACTCACTCGTCTACCTAACTACTTGTATCTTTATCCATAGACTCTGCCTTCCCTGCTGTTGCCATCAGCAAACAGTCCCTGCTTCTAGTCATGAGGGGCAGCATCTTTGTCTTGCACTAGATCCTGTCTTCTCTTGTCTACTTACACACATTGCCCTGGCCATTCTCTTTTCTTGCCTCGCACCATGTTTTTCCCCCTTTACATTGGATCATTCCCACCACTGtaaaaacatttgttatttttcccttctttttaaaaaaaaacccaaccctcccaactccccctttcctcccccttCCAACTGCCACTCCATTTCTCTCCTGCCCTAATAGGAGCGTCCCTCATTCCTCAAAAACTGTGTCCATTTCCAATTTCTGGAAGGTGGAGAAGTAGCTGAAATGGTGCTTCTCTGAAACCTGTGTGGTTTTTACTTTTACCTTTAGAAGCAGTCACAGCCATGGGCCAAAAGCACAACTTGCCAACAGATGAGGATTCTGTGTCAGAGGAACTAGAGCAAAAGAAACCGTTCAGTAGTCAACCTTCTGAACTTCCTTCAGAGACCTCAGGTATGTCAGGAAAACAAAGTGGCCTGTTTGAAAACGCTTAAACTGGGAAAGATGGGGAGATGGTGGAAGACATTGTTCCTGGTTATAAGGTGGTGATCAGCAGGACCGTTTACGAAGTCAGCTCTCTTTCTTAAACAGATTTCAGTGAGCTTTACACATTTTTGATGGTAAACCAGAAGCACGTGCACATGATTATCAACTTAGTGATTCTCTGCCTCCTTTTCTGTGATTGTGGTGAGATCGTGAACTTCAGGGCAGGGACCAAGATTTGCTACACTTGGAATCTCTACTGCTTTGAACACTGTCTGGCACCAAGTGGGAGCTAAAtaaatgtatgatttttaaaaatgttgttttagTGACTCAACATATCATTAAAGATTTCTCAAGTCCTTATTGTGTATACACCATGCTAAGGCACACAGATACTTAGGCCTGGGTCCTGGTCCTTTTCTAGCCTGGATGGTGAGAGAAGTTCCCAGGCGTGAACTCTGAAACCAAAGATTTATATAATAATTGAATTAAATAGTATTAGAGATGGCACCAAATAGCTGCTGATTAATTGCCAAGTTAAATGTTATAAATGCTGTGGGTTGCTAAAGCCTAGCaatttttcaggaaaaacaatAATTGGCCTGAGGTATTAAGTAAAGGGTAGGATTTGGAGGACATTGGAGGGATAAAGATAAGGACAAAAGTtactatttgaatattttaatattctgtgaGGTCATTTATTGCACCAAACTTGCCAAGAGTTGTCCTAGACCTGCTCTCACCGGGTCTCTTTCCAGGATCTTGGATCCATACTGCATTCATTGACTTAGAGGCAGGAGGTTGGACTAAGTGACTTCCTGAAACTTTTCCAAGGGTGCTCATCCTAATTGTTTTAATTCATTATCCTATACTTGGCATTATGTATATATCTCTGTCTTTTGGGAAGTACCTTTAGCGACAGAACATTGAAATCTAGCACATTTGTGTTTCAAAGTAGGAGGCTCTTGTTCTGAAATAATGTGACTTTTTCTCTGGACAAAATACTAAttcagtatcttttctttttctctttcttttttttttttaaaagtagtataATTCTGTCCTTCTGGTCTGTTTAACAAGTAATTGGTATAATACTGATAAGTAATTAGTATAATATTGGTGACAGACTCTTAGAATTGTAAAATCATACATATTTCATTCAATCAGTTAATCAATGTCACCAAAAAGAGGAGCTTACCATCTTGTTACTATCCTGGGAATTATGtacctattaaaaataataacaaatataaataagtatCAGAGGAGATTTATAGGCAGTAGGTGCTTATTATACAGATTAGAAGATCGctgtttgaatttcttttatcaagttttgaatattttgtaaatacattttgtaaaaaaaagtcTTTACCCAAGATGATGATCTTtgatttttgttaaatatttactaatCCCAGTTAAGAGTGAgaaatgttttggaaaaaaactTTTCCTAAATGAATCAGTATGTGGGTTGGTGAAAGTAGACTACTTAAATGAGTCACTAAATGgacattttcttaaagaaacaatAACAAGGGGTTTTCTGTTTGGAATTTTGGCCAACTTCATGTATTGCAGGTACCCTTCCCACACAAGCCAAAAAAGCGTGCAGACCCAGTGATCGCAGGTCCGCCCGGCCCGCCCGGCCCAGGCTTGCCAGGGTCCCTCCTGAGCTGCTGGGAGGCTCTTCTCCACGGAAGACTCTTGATCCTGGGCTGGGCCCCTGCCCTTTGTCTGAGTTGGGTTGGGTTTCTGGTTCGTCTTCCTGTGGTGAGTCTGGGAACCAGAGGAAAACTATTCATGGTGACTTCCTTGAACCCCAGAGGGATCTTGGCAGGGAGTCCTGGGATATAGAAAGAACACCGatgatgatgaagaaaaaaaagaagaaaccaaagcaAAAGAGATACTCTCAGCCCCGGGCTGGGGGACCTTGGGATGATGACAATGCAGATGAGCCTAAAGGTCATCCCTCTGCCACTGACCCACAAAAGTCAGGTGTTCCCCCCAGCCAGCCTACCACTGTGGGCACAGAACATGGGCTGGTATCCAGAGAAAACTTGAAAAAGGGATGTGAAATTGATTCCAGGGCAGCCAAACTGGTAGCTGAGAACTTTGCCTCCGAGGGTCTCAGCATTCCTTTGTGTCCTTTGGAAGAACCCCCGAAAACTGCAGTAAATTCTCAGCCCAAACTGAGAGTAGAGGCAGAGGTGAGAGGTAACAAGTCAGCACCACAGAGCCAAGACAAGAAATTGCTGCAGCAAGATGAGTGCAAACCACAGCCTGCACCCTACCTCGAGACTCCTGTGGATAAAAGCCAGACAGTAGGCTCCCTCAATCTGAAAGGACCCCTGACAGAAGTTTTTTCACACAAAGTAGAAATTCCTTTGGAGATCAGACCCAAAGAGGGTTGCTCTCCTGTCTTGGACCAAGGGGCTGAGGGTAGAGTTTCAAAACCCAAAGCAGCAAAAGAACTGCCTAATTCCATACCCACTTTGACAGCAGGTAATCCATTAGTAAGTAGTCTAAAAGAAGGGAGTGATGAAAGTAAAATGACTAAACTGCAGAATGACAAACAGAAAGAGTTTTCTGAGGGAGCTGAAGAGGTTAAAGAACTAAAAAAGGAAAGTATTCCCAAGGAAAGACAGGAGAACAGCATCTTTGCTTCTGAGCAGCCACAGGACATGGTGTTAGCTCAGGTTCCTGGACTAGGGAATGAACCATTTAAGAGAATGGCAGGTGATggcaaaagcaggaagggaaagggaagttCTGGGAAGATGAGAGCAAGTTCTGGGAAGGTGAGAGCAAGGTCTGAGCTGCTGTGGCTTGCGGACAGCCAGAAGGACAGCAAGGACACAATTGTTCTTGTGCCAAGTGAGCCGGCGcctaaaatggaaagaatggaTAAAAGcgaggagctggggctgggttCTTCAGAGCAACCAGGGACCGTGGCTGAGCTCACTGAGGCAGTGGTGATGCGGGACCCTAAGGAGATGACTGACCTGAGGGTGGCAGGCACCTTGCAGGCGTTGATTCCTTTGGGAAATGGGTCAGGCGTGATTCAGACTTCCGGTGCTAGAACAGAAAGAGGAGCTGTAGCCATAGGCATGCGTGTCGGCAACCAGAGCGAGGAGGAAAAATGTCCTTGGATGGATCATGAGGCAGCTCCCTGGATTTCTGAAAAGCCTACAAAAAGAGGCAgtgaagacaaaaacaaaaagtttaaaaatagttattcCACACAGCCTGCTAgaatggagaggaaggaagaaatccTCAACCCACCTTTTGTAGGGAAGCGTGGGGATATTGGTAGTACTCCCCATCAAAACAGAGAATTAGAACTTACTTTCCCCATAGATCATGACCCTTTGTTCTCACGTATATCAGATACACCCACAGTGGAAGGAGTTGACCAAAAGGGTAGAAATGTTGAGGTTAATTTTTCTAAGCTTGGGGCTCTTGGCAGGAACAAAACAAGCACAGGCAAGGATTTTGCTGTTACTGAACCAGCTACCAAGGTGACAGATGTGAGCTGCCAAGACCAAATCCAGGGG
This genomic interval from Lagenorhynchus albirostris chromosome 10, mLagAlb1.1, whole genome shotgun sequence contains the following:
- the MAP4 gene encoding microtubule-associated protein 4 isoform X4 — its product is MADLSLADALTEPPPEIEEEIKRDFIATLEAEAFDDVVGETVGKTDYIPLLDVDEKTGNSESKKKPCSDTSQAEGTSSSQATVLANGDHGIEGNDATGSPTEFLEEKMAYQGYQNSQNWPENTNFCFEPEQVVNPIQTDPFKMHHDDSLEDLLFLPSGTTSASASAEQNDPLKDSYGVFPCDTFAPAAVVPQGWPVEAPNPPHSESFISPEAITQPLQPTAEPAKEVEMASAEERAPTKAMEMVMGLKAANMAPSRESEMVLAKDVAPATETEVALAKDTEPPTEPDVALAKDMESSIEPDMALVKDVVLPLETEATPVKDNVLPTETDVSLAKDMVLPTETKVTPAKDILLFKEAERTPPIKMDLAPAEGMVPPTDREAAPPKGVASLSEIEVPLDEDVVSSTEISSAKEVALSSETEVALTGDTVLPPETEVALVKDMAAPPETEVTPVKDMTPPPEVEMALSKDVAPPQETEVVLGKDVVSSPETEMALGKNVALPLQTEVTLANSVVPAKDVAASSEAEVAPVPVKDMETARTQEETSEDSQLESLQDEGQSAVPPLMISAAVTAMGQKHNLPTDEDSVSEELEQKKPFSSQPSELPSETSGTLPTQAKKACRPSDRRSARPARPRLARVPPELLGGSSPRKTLDPGLGPCPLSELGWVSGSSSCGESGNQRKTIHGDFLEPQRDLGRESWDIERTPMMMKKKKKKPKQKRYSQPRAGGPWDDDNADEPKGHPSATDPQKSGVPPSQPTTVGTEHGLVSRENLKKGCEIDSRAAKLVAENFASEGLSIPLCPLEEPPKTAVNSQPKLRVEAEVRGNKSAPQSQDKKLLQQDECKPQPAPYLETPVDKSQTVGSLNLKGPLTEVFSHKVEIPLEIRPKEGCSPVLDQGAEGRVSKPKAAKELPNSIPTLTAGNPLVSSLKEGSDESKMTKLQNDKQKEFSEGAEEVKELKKESIPKERQENSIFASEQPQDMVLAQVPGLGNEPFKRMAGDGKSRKGKGSSGKMRASSGKVRARSELLWLADSQKDSKDTIVLVPSEPAPKMERMDKSEELGLGSSEQPGTVAELTEAVVMRDPKEMTDLRVAGTLQALIPLGNGSGVIQTSGARTERGAVAIGMRVGNQSEEEKCPWMDHEAAPWISEKPTKRGSEDKNKKFKNSYSTQPARMERKEEILNPPFVGKRGDIGSTPHQNRELELTFPIDHDPLFSRISDTPTVEGVDQKGRNVEVNFSKLGALGRNKTSTGKDFAVTEPATKVTDVSCQDQIQGAGFVPSVLSEENKTDVAKRHTAVADKPNKRSNDGKSKKVKNSFPEKHILENKIDATKIHVPMETIGDHRIEGMGYVDENRNITFTCPRTPPGLMNKTVPLEAQESAACEKLPPSTFQVVKESDSFPDTLAESRQETAPAQISKLLEVDNCSKVGVPVEERPKAPCAVMPSTSTGGVALTLTAAIETVNNHGVSCLQNKGELAGPMKNEAGIDGGHVIGESESVPSGASKHSVEKTTEPAGGHLLSGVLIEEQSLAGGVRVLEACADSSNFPTCPVNKQKESEEGSAPVPILDLMGDKAQKPSFCEDQRAENRDSQGPDSLNKEVDTTLLPPESEKDKLEEISLDSESREMACVSLAPPELQSGVLDGKVEVTPSRVVDELVVTASKALQLPEPKDKILEAPEKMTEKSEPKALGQGKKEDKSRAAEPMKGYMRPTKSRGLTPLLPKSTVQERERSKQLKSSGIAKLEEGRLTGSVTGNDITTPPNKELPPSPEKKTKPLATTQPAKTSTSKAKTQPTSLPKQPAPTTFGGSNKKPMSLASGSAPAAPPKRPAAATARPSTLPSKDGKPKQPVAEAKIPEKRASPSKPASPSKLVSALAGRPGSKSTQTVPKATAAATLASAGPSSRSPSTPLPKRPAAVKTEGKPADIKKMATKSAPADVSRPKNTSTSSVKKSAAVPGAAPPAGVTPSRVKPTATPPRPSGTPSVDKKPTAAKPSSSAPRLGRVATNASAPDLKNVRSKVGSTENIKHQPGGGRAKVEKKTEAAAPARKPEPNAVTKAAGPIGSAQKPPAGKVQIVSKKVSYSHIQSKCGSKDNIKHVPGGGNVQIQNKKVDISKVSSKCGSKANIKHKPGGGDVKIESQKLNFKEKAQAKVGSLDNVGHLPAGGAVKTEGGGSEAPPCPGPPAGEELAIPEAAPEAGAPTSASGLSGHTTLAGGGDQREAQTLDSQIQETSI